A region of Micromonospora chokoriensis DNA encodes the following proteins:
- a CDS encoding aspartate-semialdehyde dehydrogenase: protein MRIGIVGSTGQVGGVMRQVLAEREFPAEQVRLFASARSAGRTLPWRDGEVTVEDAATADYSGLDIVLFSAGKGTARELAPRVAEAGAVVIDNSSAFRMDPQVPLVVAEVNPHAALDRPKGIIANPNCTTMAAMPVLRPLHAEAGLVSLVVSTYQAVSGAGLAGVAELDEQVRKVAEHAAGLAFDGSAVEFPAPRSFAEPIAFNVLPLAGSIVDDGSFETDEEQKLRNESRKILEIPDLKVSGTCVRVPVFTGHSLQINARFARPLTPHRAHELLADAPGVALTDVPTPLQAAGQDPTYVGRIRVDETVEYGLALFCSNDNLRKGAALNAVQLAELVAAERC, encoded by the coding sequence ATGAGGATCGGCATTGTGGGGTCCACCGGCCAGGTCGGTGGCGTGATGCGGCAGGTGCTGGCGGAGCGGGAGTTCCCGGCGGAGCAGGTGCGGTTGTTCGCCTCGGCGCGGTCCGCCGGGCGTACGCTGCCGTGGCGCGACGGCGAGGTGACCGTGGAGGACGCCGCGACAGCGGACTACTCCGGGCTGGACATCGTGCTCTTCTCGGCCGGTAAGGGCACGGCACGGGAGTTGGCCCCCCGGGTCGCCGAGGCCGGCGCCGTGGTGATCGACAACTCGTCGGCGTTCCGCATGGACCCGCAGGTGCCGCTCGTGGTCGCCGAGGTCAACCCGCACGCGGCCCTCGACCGCCCGAAGGGCATCATCGCCAACCCGAACTGCACCACGATGGCCGCGATGCCGGTGTTGCGTCCGCTACACGCCGAGGCGGGCCTGGTCAGCCTCGTCGTCTCCACCTACCAGGCGGTCTCCGGCGCCGGGCTGGCCGGCGTTGCCGAGCTGGACGAGCAGGTCCGCAAGGTCGCCGAGCACGCCGCCGGGTTGGCGTTCGACGGGTCGGCGGTGGAGTTCCCCGCCCCGCGGTCGTTCGCCGAGCCGATCGCCTTCAACGTCCTCCCGCTCGCCGGCTCGATCGTCGACGACGGTTCGTTCGAGACCGACGAGGAGCAGAAGCTCCGCAACGAGAGCCGCAAGATCCTGGAGATCCCCGACCTGAAGGTGTCCGGGACCTGCGTCCGGGTGCCGGTCTTCACCGGCCACTCACTGCAGATCAACGCCCGGTTCGCCCGGCCGCTCACCCCGCACCGCGCGCACGAGCTGCTGGCCGACGCGCCCGGCGTGGCACTGACCGACGTCCCGACGCCGTTGCAGGCCGCCGGTCAGGACCCGACCTACGTCGGGCGGATCCGCGTCGACGAGACCGTGGAGTACGGGCTCGCCCTGTTCTGCTCCAACGACAACCTGCGCAAGGGTGCCGCACTCAACGCGGTGCAGCTCGCCGAGCTGGTCGCCGCCGAGCGCTGCTGA
- a CDS encoding PPOX class F420-dependent oxidoreductase has translation MDGADVHLEETVPDDRTQQALTDLIAGRSMGVLATIKRDGRPQMSTVVYSFDRDAGLIRVSVTEGRAKTANLRRDPRASFHVSSEDGWAYAVVEGRAELTPPGTEPDDATVEELVGLYRALRGEHPDWAEYRQAMVDEGRLVLRLHVERVYGMPPRG, from the coding sequence ATGGACGGAGCCGACGTCCACCTGGAGGAAACCGTGCCGGACGACCGCACCCAGCAGGCGTTGACCGACCTGATCGCCGGCCGCTCGATGGGCGTGCTGGCGACGATCAAGCGGGACGGGCGGCCACAGATGTCCACAGTGGTCTACTCGTTCGACCGGGACGCCGGGCTGATCCGGGTCTCCGTCACCGAGGGGCGGGCCAAGACCGCCAACCTGCGCCGGGACCCGCGGGCCAGCTTCCACGTCAGCAGCGAGGACGGCTGGGCGTACGCGGTGGTCGAGGGACGCGCCGAGCTGACCCCGCCCGGCACCGAGCCCGACGATGCCACCGTCGAGGAACTGGTGGGTCTCTACCGGGCACTGCGCGGCGAACACCCCGACTGGGCCGAATACCGGCAGGCCATGGTCGACGAGGGGCGGCTGGTGCTGCGTCTGCACGTGGAGCGCGTCTACGGGATGCCGCCCCGGGGCTGA
- a CDS encoding CBS domain-containing protein, which yields MTTVGEFMTTRLVTMDGNDTLTAAAQEMRDSAIGDVVVTDGDSVVGIVTDRDITVRGVAENMDAGSTRLNQITTRDVITVSQYDDAVAAADLMRTYAVRRLPVIDDGRLVGLVSMGDLAVEREPQSVLADISADDPNN from the coding sequence ATGACAACGGTCGGAGAGTTCATGACGACCCGGTTGGTGACGATGGACGGCAACGACACGCTCACCGCAGCCGCGCAGGAGATGCGCGACAGCGCGATCGGTGACGTGGTGGTGACCGACGGAGACAGCGTGGTCGGCATCGTCACGGACCGGGACATCACGGTCCGGGGTGTCGCGGAGAACATGGACGCGGGCTCGACCCGGCTGAACCAGATCACCACCCGTGACGTGATCACGGTGAGTCAGTACGACGACGCGGTGGCCGCCGCGGACCTGATGCGTACGTACGCCGTACGCCGGCTGCCGGTCATCGACGACGGGCGTCTGGTCGGCCTGGTCTCGATGGGTGACCTCGCTGTCGAACGCGAACCGCAGTCGGTGCTCGCGGACATCAGCGCCGACGACCCGAACAACTAA
- a CDS encoding SCP2 sterol-binding domain-containing protein, giving the protein MVDATTRFFEDLDRRGYEPLLAKTSGTVRIDLHEGAQTRHWLLRIDHGRLNVSQEDQEADTVIGADPILFDDIAAGREHGLAALLRGDMTVSGDARLVVQVERIFPGSPDARGPRRRFVGEVR; this is encoded by the coding sequence ATGGTGGACGCGACCACGAGGTTCTTCGAGGACCTGGACCGGCGGGGGTACGAACCTCTGCTGGCGAAGACCTCCGGGACAGTGCGTATCGACCTGCACGAGGGGGCGCAGACCCGGCACTGGCTGCTGAGGATCGACCACGGCCGGTTGAACGTGAGCCAGGAGGATCAGGAGGCCGACACCGTCATCGGTGCCGATCCAATCCTGTTCGACGACATCGCCGCCGGGCGTGAGCACGGCCTGGCCGCGTTGTTGCGCGGGGACATGACGGTGTCGGGTGACGCTCGCCTGGTCGTGCAGGTCGAGCGGATCTTCCCGGGGTCGCCGGACGCCCGTGGGCCCCGTCGCCGCTTCGTCGGGGAGGTGCGCTGA
- a CDS encoding amylo-alpha-1,6-glucosidase, with translation MGQSNTIRILDGNTFVVCEDTGDIEATPSEPTGLFSIDTRFLSTWVLTVNGERLNSLSFDDLQYFESRFFLVPGMATHYVDAKLSIIRERAVGSSFREQITILNHDEKPVDLEVRLDAASDFADLFQVKDEILNKKGEIYTEVESDRLRLGYRRGNFRRETIISSSMSPRYDSKGLAYTVHLEPNEQWEASIHVETHAVGPGGRDLRLGLRMRDTERLALQHDLEQWIADAPKVNSEHGRVASTYRRSLIDLAALRFSPLSLGGATLPAAGLPWFMTMFGRDSILTCLQTLPFTPQLSKTTLRILASLQGSRFDDFRDEDPGRILHEMRYGETAAFEEQPHSPYYGSVDATPLFVILLDEYERWSGDVALVKELEQESRAALKWIDNYADLVGNGYIWYERRNTETGLENQCWKDSWDSISYSDGTLPPFPRATCEVQGYAYDAKIRGARLAREFWGDPEFADQLEREAAELKERFNRDWWVEDGGYFALALDPDGRQCDILSSNIGHLLWSGIVDAERAEKLAEHLVGARLFSGWGVRTLAEGETRYNPIGYHNGTIWPFDNSFIAWGLRRYGFAEEAATIANGILDAATYFDGRLPEAFGGYPRELTKFPVEYPTACSPQAWSTGTPLLLLRTMLGLEPHEGHLAVEPRLPVGMGRIEVLDIPGRWGRVDAFARGRLDLDNLDG, from the coding sequence ATGGGGCAGAGCAACACGATCCGGATCCTGGACGGCAACACGTTCGTCGTCTGCGAGGACACCGGTGACATCGAGGCGACGCCGAGCGAGCCGACCGGACTCTTCTCCATCGACACCCGGTTCCTGTCGACGTGGGTGCTGACCGTCAACGGCGAGCGGCTCAACTCGCTCTCCTTCGACGACCTGCAGTACTTCGAGTCGCGGTTCTTCCTGGTGCCGGGCATGGCCACGCACTACGTGGACGCGAAGCTGTCGATCATCCGGGAACGCGCGGTGGGAAGCAGCTTCCGGGAGCAGATCACCATCCTCAACCACGACGAGAAGCCGGTCGACCTGGAAGTACGGCTGGACGCGGCGTCGGACTTCGCCGACCTGTTCCAGGTGAAGGACGAGATCCTGAACAAGAAGGGCGAGATTTACACCGAGGTCGAGTCGGACCGGCTGCGGCTGGGGTACCGGCGGGGCAACTTCCGGCGGGAGACCATCATCTCCTCGTCGATGTCGCCCCGGTACGACAGCAAGGGGCTCGCGTACACCGTGCACCTGGAGCCCAACGAGCAGTGGGAGGCCTCGATCCACGTCGAGACGCACGCGGTCGGGCCCGGTGGTCGGGATCTGCGTCTGGGTCTGCGCATGCGCGACACCGAGCGGCTCGCCCTCCAGCACGACCTGGAGCAGTGGATCGCCGACGCCCCGAAGGTCAACAGTGAGCACGGTCGGGTGGCCAGCACGTACCGGCGCAGCCTGATCGACCTGGCCGCGCTGCGCTTCTCGCCGCTGTCGCTGGGTGGGGCCACCCTGCCGGCCGCCGGTCTGCCCTGGTTCATGACCATGTTCGGCCGGGACAGCATCCTGACCTGCCTCCAGACGCTGCCGTTCACCCCGCAGCTGTCGAAGACGACCCTGCGCATCCTGGCCTCGTTGCAGGGCAGCCGGTTCGACGACTTCCGGGACGAGGACCCGGGTCGCATCCTGCACGAGATGCGTTACGGCGAGACGGCGGCGTTCGAGGAGCAGCCGCACTCGCCGTACTACGGCTCGGTGGACGCGACGCCGCTGTTCGTCATCCTGCTCGACGAGTACGAGCGGTGGAGTGGGGACGTCGCGCTGGTCAAGGAGTTGGAGCAGGAGTCCCGGGCGGCGCTGAAGTGGATCGACAACTACGCCGACCTGGTGGGCAACGGCTACATCTGGTACGAGCGGCGCAACACCGAGACCGGTCTGGAGAACCAGTGCTGGAAGGACTCCTGGGACTCGATCTCCTATTCCGACGGCACCCTTCCGCCGTTTCCGCGCGCCACCTGCGAGGTGCAGGGGTACGCGTACGACGCGAAGATCCGCGGGGCACGGTTGGCCCGCGAGTTCTGGGGTGACCCGGAGTTCGCCGACCAGTTGGAGCGGGAGGCGGCAGAGCTGAAGGAGCGGTTCAACCGGGACTGGTGGGTGGAGGACGGCGGGTACTTCGCCCTGGCCCTGGACCCGGACGGCCGCCAGTGCGACATCCTCAGCTCCAACATCGGTCACCTGCTGTGGAGCGGGATCGTGGACGCCGAGCGGGCGGAGAAACTCGCCGAGCACCTGGTGGGGGCGCGGCTGTTCTCCGGTTGGGGCGTACGGACCCTGGCCGAGGGGGAGACCAGGTACAACCCGATCGGCTACCACAACGGCACAATCTGGCCGTTCGACAACTCCTTCATCGCCTGGGGTCTGCGCCGGTACGGCTTCGCCGAGGAGGCCGCCACCATCGCCAACGGCATCCTGGACGCGGCCACGTACTTCGACGGCCGGCTGCCGGAGGCGTTCGGCGGCTACCCGAGGGAGCTGACGAAGTTCCCGGTGGAGTATCCGACGGCGTGCAGCCCGCAGGCCTGGTCCACCGGCACGCCGCTGCTGCTGCTGCGCACCATGCTCGGTCTGGAGCCGCACGAGGGGCACCTGGCGGTCGAGCCACGGCTGCCGGTGGGCATGGGACGGATCGAGGTGCTGGACATTCCGGGTCGGTGGGGTCGGGTGGACGCGTTCGCCCGGGGCCGACTGGACCTGGACAACCTCGACGGCTGA
- a CDS encoding lysophospholipid acyltransferase family protein yields MPELVYPPVIATAKTMFRLLDLKITIEGAHHVPRTGGAVLASNHVSYLDFIFAGLGANASGRLVRFMAKESVFAHRISGPLMRGMRHIPVDRQAGAASFRAAVTALKQGEVVGVFPEATISRSFTVKELKSGTVRMARSAKVPVLPVALWGTQRLWTKGRPRTLTRRHTPITILIGEPINPADFPDPNVLAAELTTRLSALVDRAQRDYPEKPAGPEDSWWQPAHLGGTAPTPEEAAALDDAAEHSAPSA; encoded by the coding sequence ATGCCGGAGCTCGTGTACCCGCCCGTTATCGCCACCGCCAAGACGATGTTCCGTCTCCTCGACCTGAAGATCACCATCGAGGGCGCCCACCACGTACCCCGCACGGGCGGGGCGGTGTTGGCCAGCAACCACGTCAGCTACCTCGACTTCATCTTCGCCGGTCTGGGCGCGAACGCGTCGGGTCGGCTGGTCCGGTTCATGGCCAAGGAGTCGGTCTTCGCGCACCGGATCTCCGGCCCGCTGATGCGCGGCATGCGGCACATCCCGGTGGACCGGCAGGCCGGCGCGGCCTCGTTCCGCGCCGCCGTGACCGCGCTCAAGCAGGGGGAGGTCGTCGGCGTCTTCCCGGAGGCGACGATCAGCCGGTCGTTCACCGTCAAGGAACTCAAGAGCGGAACGGTCCGGATGGCCCGCTCGGCGAAGGTGCCGGTGTTGCCGGTCGCGCTCTGGGGCACCCAGCGGCTGTGGACGAAGGGTCGGCCCCGCACGCTGACCCGCCGGCACACGCCGATCACCATCCTGATCGGTGAGCCGATCAACCCGGCGGACTTCCCGGACCCGAATGTGCTGGCCGCCGAGCTGACCACCCGGCTCAGCGCTCTCGTCGACCGGGCCCAGCGGGACTACCCGGAGAAGCCGGCCGGCCCGGAGGACTCCTGGTGGCAGCCGGCGCACCTGGGCGGCACCGCGCCCACGCCGGAGGAGGCCGCCGCCCTGGACGACGCCGCCGAGCACAGCGCTCCCAGCGCCTGA
- a CDS encoding cysteine hydrolase family protein — MSRTALVVIDVQESFRQRPIWAYGSNPDLVRQVERLVAAARERGDLVIWVLHSEPGTGGLFDPDLGHVRLIDGLSPADGEPTLVKTAHNAFTTTNLQQVLTQAGIHDLTVCGIRTEQCVETTTRVGADLGYRMTFVTDATMTFPIPHRDVPETATVAEILADPRTLTNEEIVTRTEYALAGRFATIRTVDEVTGATLAGTRG; from the coding sequence ATGAGCAGAACAGCACTCGTCGTGATCGACGTCCAGGAGTCCTTCCGTCAGCGCCCGATCTGGGCGTACGGCTCGAACCCCGACCTGGTCCGGCAGGTCGAACGGCTGGTCGCCGCCGCCCGGGAGCGCGGCGACCTGGTGATCTGGGTCCTGCACTCCGAGCCCGGCACGGGTGGCCTGTTCGACCCCGACCTCGGGCACGTGCGGCTGATCGACGGGCTCTCCCCGGCAGACGGTGAGCCGACACTGGTCAAGACCGCGCACAACGCGTTCACCACCACCAACCTTCAGCAGGTGCTCACCCAGGCCGGCATCCACGACCTCACCGTCTGCGGCATCCGCACCGAGCAGTGCGTGGAGACCACCACCCGGGTCGGCGCGGACCTCGGCTACCGGATGACCTTCGTCACCGACGCCACGATGACCTTCCCCATCCCACACCGGGACGTCCCGGAGACCGCCACGGTCGCGGAGATCCTCGCCGACCCGCGCACCCTGACCAACGAGGAGATCGTCACCCGCACCGAGTACGCGCTGGCTGGCCGCTTCGCGACCATCCGCACCGTGGACGAGGTGACCGGCGCGACCCTCGCCGGCACCCGGGGCTGA
- a CDS encoding GlxA family transcriptional regulator, with protein MTRVVFLLVPQLHLLDLAGPAQVFSSAADLGFDYRLHYVAEREQVPTVQGVPLVAETRWPELTPDDLVIVPGWRPAAHGPEGPVSPADLRRLADHHAAGGTVASVCAGAYALGRAGLLDGRRCTTHHEVQDDLARRHPAAQVVRDVLYVVDDRVVTSAGIASGIDVALHLVATRHGPGAAAKIARTLVVYARRHGHEQQASAMMRHRSHLSDSVHRVQDLIDSRYAETLPLADLAAAGGLAERTLTRLFRAATGLTPLGYQQLLRVERAEHLIGHGATVEAAARTVGFSDARMLRRLRARPTRSAPAPNGSSRRGSGTPPAASRAA; from the coding sequence ATGACCCGGGTCGTCTTCCTGCTGGTCCCGCAGCTGCACCTCCTGGACCTCGCCGGGCCGGCCCAGGTCTTCTCCAGCGCCGCCGACCTCGGGTTCGACTACCGACTGCACTACGTGGCTGAGCGGGAGCAGGTGCCCACCGTGCAGGGCGTACCCCTGGTCGCCGAGACCCGGTGGCCCGAGCTGACCCCGGACGACCTGGTGATCGTGCCGGGTTGGCGGCCGGCGGCGCACGGGCCGGAGGGGCCGGTGTCGCCCGCGGACCTGCGGCGGCTGGCCGACCACCACGCGGCCGGTGGCACTGTTGCCAGTGTCTGCGCCGGGGCGTATGCCCTCGGGCGCGCCGGGCTGCTCGACGGCCGACGGTGCACCACCCACCACGAGGTGCAGGACGACCTGGCCCGCCGTCACCCGGCGGCCCAGGTGGTCCGCGACGTGCTGTACGTGGTCGACGACCGGGTGGTCACCTCGGCCGGTATCGCCAGTGGCATCGACGTGGCGCTGCACCTGGTCGCCACCCGGCACGGGCCCGGGGCCGCCGCGAAGATCGCCCGCACGCTCGTCGTGTACGCCCGTCGCCACGGGCACGAGCAGCAGGCCAGCGCGATGATGCGGCACCGCTCCCACCTGTCCGATTCGGTGCACCGCGTGCAGGACCTGATCGACAGCCGCTACGCCGAGACCCTGCCACTGGCCGACCTGGCCGCCGCCGGAGGTCTCGCGGAGCGGACACTGACCCGGCTGTTCCGGGCGGCCACCGGGCTCACTCCGCTCGGCTACCAGCAACTGCTGCGGGTGGAACGCGCCGAGCACCTCATCGGGCACGGCGCGACGGTGGAGGCCGCAGCGCGGACCGTCGGCTTCAGCGATGCCCGGATGCTGCGCCGCCTGCGAGCCCGTCCCACGAGGTCGGCTCCGGCCCCGAACGGTAGTAGTCGTCGCGGGAGTGGAACTCCACCGGCAGCGAGCCGGGCAGCGTGA
- a CDS encoding response regulator transcription factor: protein MGADPVAAMTGERPIGVAIVDDHPVVVEGVRAWLATEPRLTVLATGDDPDEVLRAAPDADVVLLDLRLHGRMALDKLAELSAAGRRVVVYSEHTDPQTMLAALDAGAAAFLAKHEGREHCVATVLAAASDRPYVPPALAGAMVGDPRPDRPMLSDKEREALLLWFQSMSKASVARRMQISEHTVKQYVDRARIKYTRAGRPAATKAALLARAIEDGLVRPEEIGIYRSHATHDRPTP from the coding sequence ATGGGCGCAGACCCGGTGGCGGCGATGACCGGCGAACGGCCGATCGGGGTGGCGATCGTCGACGACCACCCGGTCGTGGTCGAGGGCGTCCGGGCCTGGCTCGCCACCGAACCACGGCTGACCGTGCTGGCCACCGGCGACGACCCGGACGAGGTGCTGCGGGCCGCGCCGGACGCCGACGTCGTCCTGCTCGACCTGCGGCTGCACGGGCGGATGGCGTTGGACAAGTTGGCCGAGCTGAGCGCCGCCGGGCGGCGGGTGGTGGTCTACTCGGAGCACACCGACCCGCAGACCATGCTCGCCGCGCTGGACGCCGGGGCGGCGGCGTTCCTGGCCAAGCACGAGGGACGGGAGCACTGCGTGGCGACCGTGCTGGCCGCCGCGAGCGACCGGCCGTACGTGCCACCGGCGTTGGCCGGGGCGATGGTCGGTGACCCACGGCCGGATCGGCCGATGCTGTCCGACAAGGAACGGGAGGCGCTGCTGCTCTGGTTCCAGTCGATGTCCAAGGCGTCGGTGGCCCGCCGGATGCAGATCAGCGAGCACACGGTGAAGCAGTACGTGGACCGTGCGCGGATCAAGTACACCCGGGCGGGGCGGCCAGCCGCCACAAAGGCGGCACTACTCGCCCGCGCGATCGAGGACGGCCTCGTCCGCCCGGAGGAGATCGGCATCTACCGGTCACACGCGACGCACGACCGGCCGACCCCCTAA
- a CDS encoding sensor histidine kinase — protein sequence MPGTATSSVPPTTLDNPAGGALGLIFTTLPAILRLSCGLVGAAVALSVRTPPVEPAVLLPAVAALTGWSIWYAHRALRHGIGPNLIAGDVAVTALTCLFIPVLVAPGVLPGEGSWVAVLASTTVINTQATAPARWSIPAGLLVVATYVTGAQAAGNPTEARAHAATLLMQTLCTAMMAGVMRRRIDRADRAFVEHQLLTREAVVARAARDTERRQNRDLHDTVLGTLTMVGLGAVSGPSAAFRERCAADLRTLVAHTDASPVAGDGPVPLDGRLRAVLDRLPELPVRLALESHAVPAGVADAISESAYAALSNVVRHAPGAQVTVAMSRDAVGVVVEVVDDGPGFDPATVPPHRYGLRESIRGRMAAIGGRADVHSTPGAGTRIRLEWPGVG from the coding sequence ATGCCGGGCACTGCCACCTCTTCCGTGCCGCCGACCACGCTGGACAACCCGGCCGGCGGGGCGCTCGGCCTCATCTTCACCACGTTGCCGGCGATCCTGCGGCTGAGCTGCGGGCTGGTCGGCGCGGCGGTGGCCCTCTCGGTGCGGACCCCGCCGGTCGAGCCGGCCGTGCTGCTGCCCGCCGTGGCCGCGCTGACCGGCTGGTCGATCTGGTACGCGCACCGCGCGCTACGCCACGGCATCGGGCCGAACCTGATCGCCGGTGACGTCGCCGTCACCGCGCTGACCTGCCTCTTCATCCCCGTCCTGGTGGCACCCGGCGTTCTGCCCGGCGAGGGCAGTTGGGTCGCCGTGCTGGCCAGCACCACGGTGATCAACACACAGGCCACCGCCCCGGCGCGCTGGTCCATCCCGGCCGGGCTGCTCGTCGTCGCCACGTACGTCACGGGCGCGCAGGCGGCCGGCAATCCGACCGAGGCCCGGGCGCACGCCGCCACCCTGCTGATGCAGACCCTCTGCACCGCCATGATGGCGGGGGTGATGCGCCGACGGATCGACCGTGCGGACCGCGCCTTCGTCGAGCACCAGCTGTTGACCCGGGAGGCGGTGGTCGCGCGGGCCGCCCGGGACACCGAACGCCGGCAGAACCGCGACCTGCACGACACGGTGCTCGGCACGTTGACCATGGTGGGGCTCGGCGCGGTCTCCGGTCCCTCGGCCGCCTTCCGTGAACGGTGTGCCGCCGACCTGCGTACCCTCGTCGCGCACACCGACGCCAGTCCGGTGGCCGGCGACGGCCCGGTGCCGCTCGACGGCCGGCTGCGGGCGGTCCTCGACCGCCTGCCCGAGCTTCCGGTGCGCCTGGCCCTGGAGTCGCACGCGGTCCCGGCGGGGGTTGCCGACGCGATCAGCGAGAGCGCCTACGCCGCGCTGTCCAACGTGGTCCGTCACGCGCCAGGCGCGCAGGTCACGGTGGCGATGAGCCGGGACGCGGTGGGCGTCGTGGTCGAGGTCGTCGACGACGGTCCCGGCTTCGACCCGGCCACCGTCCCACCTCACCGGTACGGGTTACGCGAGTCGATCCGCGGTCGGATGGCGGCGATCGGCGGGCGGGCCGACGTGCACTCGACACCCGGCGCGGGCACCCGGATCCGACTGGAGTGGCCCGGTGTCGGCTGA
- a CDS encoding VOC family protein, which produces MAHLGLVALLVTDYDEAIDFYVGGLGFELVEDTARPDGSRWVVVRPAGARETALLLARASTAEQQARVGDQTGGRVGLFLHTEDFARDHARMVAAGVRFLEEPRHEAYGSVAVFVDLYGNRWDLLEPRSTE; this is translated from the coding sequence ATGGCACATCTGGGACTTGTCGCGCTGCTGGTCACTGATTACGACGAGGCGATCGACTTCTACGTCGGCGGCCTCGGTTTCGAGTTAGTGGAGGACACCGCCCGACCGGACGGCTCGCGGTGGGTGGTGGTCCGCCCGGCAGGTGCCCGGGAGACGGCGTTGCTGCTGGCCCGGGCGAGCACCGCCGAACAGCAGGCCCGGGTCGGCGATCAGACCGGCGGCCGGGTCGGGCTGTTCCTCCACACCGAGGACTTCGCCCGGGACCACGCCCGGATGGTGGCCGCCGGGGTGCGCTTCCTGGAGGAGCCGCGCCATGAGGCGTACGGATCCGTAGCGGTTTTCGTCGATCTCTACGGCAACCGGTGGGACCTGCTCGAACCCCGCAGCACAGAGTGA